The DNA segment AAAGAATACTATATAAAGTAGCATGCTATGTAAACCAAGGCTTAGAACATCCTGTAGTGAACCATCGTAAAATATCACTTGAAATTCCTACAGGATCTTCTGCCTGCTGTGTTTAATTCCTAAATCttgtgttattaaaaaaaaaagtctatttgcTCTTTCATCTACACGCACATTACAGAATTCTTTTTTCATCAAAACTGGCTTAGTTTGGAGTGAGGAACCAGGAACATATAACAATTCAGAATTTCTCATATTTGACCCTTTGCTATTAAATTTAAGCCCATGAATAGCTCAAAGTTCAGAAACCAGGCCCAGTTCCAttgtgggtatatatatatatacatatataattttatacagaAAGCATAGACTCTGTCCTCTTCCATTTGTCTGTATAACAGAATTTTTGACAATACATTTGAGTGAAAAAAGTTTTATCCCACTATATACTGCCTATGAGAGATGTGCTGCAGATTTAACGACACACATAGGCTCAAAGTGAAAGGATAGAAGAAGATATTCCATATAagtagaaaccaaaagaaagttcTACAGCTATATcagaaaaatagactttaagccaaAAGTGGTAACAAGAAGACAAAGAAGGTtattatgtaatgataaaagagtcaattcatcaagaagatgtAATAATTgcaaatatatacacacccaACATCAGAatacctaaatatattaagcaaataataaCAGATCTTGAGGGAGAAATTGACAActatacaataatagtaggggacttcaaTACCCTGCTTTCAGCattggatagatcatccagacaaaaGCAATAAGGAAACATTGAACTTGAACTATATATTAGACCAAATGGATCttacatttatagaacattccatcccacagcagcagaatacacattcttctcaagtacacatggaatattctctaggatagattATATtataggccacaaaacaagtcttagcaaatttaagaatACTAAAATCATATTAAGTATCTTTTCCaatcacaatggtatgaaactagaaatcaacaagaaaaagaaagctcaaaAATTTACACACATGTGGAAACTATACAACACactcctgaacaaccaatgggtcaaagaagaaatcaaaagagaaattttaaaaatctcaaaacaaatgaaaatggtaaCACAACACACGAAAACCTCTGGATGctgcaaaagcagttctgagagggaattttatagcaataaataCATAGACCACCAGAAAACGAGATCCTCTTCACAACTTGCTTTGGACCTCCAGTCTCACCTCATCTCCAAGTGGACCCAAATTGCTCCTCTTCTACTGGCTGCTCCTGCCCCTGCGCTGGCTCCTGCACATACAAAGGCTGCAGATGCACCTCCTGCAAGAagagctgctgctcctgctgccctGTGGGCTGTGCCAAGTGTGCTCAGGGCTGCATCTGCAAAGGGGCATCTGGCAAGTGCAGCTGCTGTGCCTGATGTTGGAAAGAGCCTGCCCCAGATGTAGACAGAGCAACATGTACAAACttgcattttagtatttttaatacaACCTGCTCTGATGCTACATTCctttttctatgaaatatgtgaattataataaaagttgttggcttaaaaaaaagaaaatagaaagatctcaaaaaaaaacttaactttCCATCTCAAGGAACTATAAAAAGAAGAACTAAGttcaaagttagcagaaggaagaaaattacaaacatcacagcagaaataaatgaaatagagaccagaaaaacaatagaaaatattaattagcCTAAGAGCTCTTttttgaatagataaataaaattgatcttta comes from the Camelus dromedarius isolate mCamDro1 chromosome 15, mCamDro1.pat, whole genome shotgun sequence genome and includes:
- the LOC105097263 gene encoding metallothionein-1C-like — encoded protein: MGPSSAGRGTWNYPQGSREPGTAHAQGGQLPGVGEGQACNSEAFAVSPHLQVDPNCSSSTGCSCPCAGSCTYKGCRCTSCKKSCCSCCPVGCAKCAQGCICKGASGKCSCCA